A window of the Aeromicrobium phoceense genome harbors these coding sequences:
- a CDS encoding energy-coupling factor transporter transmembrane component T — translation MTAVVDSTPVRSPATGRPRRELHPGAWWLWALGLAAGASFTLNPFLLLVIVAIAALVVAACRGDAPWALSFRYYLYFGLLIVVMRVVFRILLGGGSAPGDPVLFGLPEIPLPEVARGVQLLGDVTVNEVLLGLYDGMRLATLIICIGAANSLANPKKLLAAAPPALYEVGAALVVAVSVFPQLAESVRRVNRARKLRGDASRGTGAMHRIVIPVLEDALDRSMTLAAGMDARGYGRSGTVAPRDRFATGVLMLVGLFGLSVGTYGYLDGTAPRFLSYPMLAVGLVFAVLALRSAGRRVHRTRYRPIAWQAAEYLTAASGVAVAIGLKALSTQQIPVIYPDVPGWPPLSVLSLAVVAIGILPVFVAPQAPVAHDQVGGEDA, via the coding sequence ATGACCGCCGTCGTCGACTCCACCCCCGTCAGGAGCCCAGCCACCGGGCGTCCCCGGCGCGAGCTGCACCCCGGCGCGTGGTGGCTGTGGGCGCTCGGCCTCGCGGCGGGCGCGTCGTTCACGCTCAACCCCTTCCTGCTGCTGGTCATCGTCGCGATCGCGGCGCTCGTGGTGGCGGCGTGCCGCGGCGACGCCCCGTGGGCCCTGTCGTTCCGCTACTACCTGTACTTCGGGCTGCTGATCGTGGTGATGCGCGTCGTCTTCCGCATCCTGCTCGGCGGCGGCTCGGCACCGGGCGACCCCGTGCTGTTCGGCCTGCCCGAGATCCCGCTGCCCGAGGTGGCGCGGGGCGTCCAGCTGCTCGGTGACGTCACGGTCAACGAGGTGCTGCTGGGCCTCTACGACGGCATGCGCCTGGCCACGCTGATCATCTGCATCGGCGCGGCGAACTCCCTGGCGAACCCCAAGAAGCTGCTCGCCGCCGCGCCGCCGGCGCTCTACGAGGTCGGCGCGGCCCTGGTCGTCGCCGTCTCGGTCTTCCCCCAGCTGGCCGAGAGCGTGCGCCGGGTGAACCGCGCGCGCAAGCTGCGCGGTGACGCGAGCCGCGGCACCGGCGCGATGCACCGCATCGTCATCCCCGTGCTGGAGGACGCCCTCGACCGCTCGATGACGCTCGCCGCCGGGATGGACGCGCGGGGCTACGGCCGTTCCGGCACGGTCGCGCCTCGCGACCGCTTCGCCACGGGGGTGCTGATGCTGGTGGGCCTGTTCGGCCTCAGCGTGGGCACCTACGGCTACCTCGACGGCACGGCCCCGCGCTTCCTGTCCTACCCGATGCTGGCCGTGGGCCTGGTCTTCGCGGTGCTGGCCCTGCGGTCGGCGGGCCGCCGGGTGCACCGCACCCGCTACCGGCCCATCGCCTGGCAGGCGGCCGAGTACCTCACCGCGGCGTCCGGCGTGGCCGTGGCGATCGGCCTCAAGGCGCTGTCGACGCAGCAGATCCCCGTGATCTACCCCGACGTCCCGGGCTGGCCCCCGCTCAGCGTGCTGTCGCTCGCGGTGGTCGCCATCGGCATCCTGCCCGTGTTCGTCGCCCCGCAGGCGCCCGTCGCCCACGACCAGGTGGGGGGTGAGGACGCATGA